A genome region from Geodermatophilus bullaregiensis includes the following:
- a CDS encoding nucleotidyltransferase domain-containing protein, with product MVSPERVTEVAAVLQHLTRWARRRVDVRALALVGSWAHGTPHQDSDVDVVLLTGAPEHYVHRDDWTPDLGGVRLVRTLEWGAVTERRFAVRSGLEIDLGVGTPAWASVDPVDSGTRRVVSDGMRVLHDPDGLLTLLAARLQGRP from the coding sequence GTGGTCAGCCCCGAGCGCGTCACCGAGGTGGCGGCGGTCCTGCAGCACCTCACGCGCTGGGCACGGCGACGGGTGGACGTGCGCGCCCTCGCGCTGGTCGGCTCGTGGGCCCACGGCACGCCGCATCAGGACTCCGACGTCGACGTCGTGCTGCTCACCGGCGCGCCCGAGCACTACGTCCACCGCGACGACTGGACACCCGACCTGGGCGGCGTCCGACTCGTCAGGACGCTCGAGTGGGGAGCGGTCACGGAACGGCGATTCGCTGTCCGCAGCGGCCTGGAGATCGACCTCGGCGTCGGCACGCCCGCGTGGGCGTCGGTCGACCCCGTCGACAGCGGCACCCGGAGAGTCGTCTCCGACGGGATGCGGGTGCTCCACGACCCCGACGGGCTGCTGACGCTGCTCGCCGCTCGGCTGCAGGGGCGTCCCTGA
- a CDS encoding GPP34 family phosphoprotein, which translates to MDDDWDDSVSMRLACLALDRGRLTDDLVTALAVRGALLVDLGLRGRVSDTDDAVEVDDAPTGFPPADRLLAGWAPSLTELLRHGAVDQQDLAAEHLRRGSWVLRRRWPGRRYDDHRAERTAADERALELPDRDWTPADAALAAIAGTLGLLGTPREWPAEELLARTGPVRWLVDLVVEEVDRAVTRGQAMRGAVTFADGTPG; encoded by the coding sequence GTGGACGACGACTGGGACGACTCGGTGTCGATGCGCCTGGCCTGCCTGGCGCTGGACCGCGGCCGGCTGACCGACGACCTGGTGACCGCCCTGGCGGTGCGCGGCGCGCTGCTGGTCGACCTCGGCCTGCGGGGGCGGGTCAGCGACACCGACGACGCCGTCGAGGTCGACGACGCACCCACCGGCTTCCCGCCGGCCGACCGGCTCCTCGCCGGGTGGGCGCCGTCGCTGACCGAGCTGCTGCGCCACGGTGCGGTGGACCAGCAGGACCTGGCCGCCGAGCACCTGCGCCGCGGCTCGTGGGTCCTGCGCCGGCGGTGGCCCGGACGGCGCTACGACGACCACCGGGCCGAGCGGACGGCGGCGGACGAGCGGGCGCTCGAGCTCCCGGACCGCGACTGGACACCCGCGGACGCCGCCCTCGCCGCGATCGCGGGCACCCTGGGCCTGCTCGGCACGCCCCGCGAGTGGCCCGCCGAGGAGCTGCTCGCCCGGACCGGGCCGGTGCGCTGGCTGGTCGACCTGGTGGTCGAGGAGGTCGACCGCGCGGTCACCCGCGGGCAGGCCATGCGGGGCGCGGTCACCTTCGCCGACGGCACCCCCGGCTGA
- a CDS encoding DUF6544 family protein — protein sequence MSPLPVPGAARRVRRDWALLTGGGEPAEVFDPSMVADLPEPARRWLVHAITPGTPLWGSVVLTMRGEIRLGAWRPFTARQVLAPPRGFVWAARARFLGLPVTGFDRYSSGSGQMDWRLGGLVPVMTATGSDVTRSAAGRLAGETALAPTTFRAATWTAGADEDRTVVTWRIDDHEERAEFRVDPDGRLLEVTMQRWGDPDGVPFGRHPFGVAIEAEDTFGGVTIGSVLRAGWWWGTDRQPEGEFFRARITGARFR from the coding sequence GTGAGCCCTCTGCCGGTGCCAGGAGCGGCCCGCCGCGTCCGCCGGGACTGGGCGCTGCTGACGGGCGGCGGCGAGCCGGCGGAGGTGTTCGACCCGTCGATGGTCGCCGACCTGCCGGAACCGGCGCGCCGCTGGCTGGTGCACGCGATCACACCGGGGACGCCGCTGTGGGGGTCGGTGGTCCTGACCATGCGGGGTGAGATCCGCCTGGGCGCCTGGCGGCCCTTCACCGCCCGGCAGGTCCTCGCTCCGCCCCGCGGGTTCGTCTGGGCCGCGAGGGCTCGGTTCCTCGGCCTGCCGGTGACCGGCTTCGACCGGTACAGCTCCGGTTCCGGGCAGATGGACTGGCGGCTCGGCGGGCTCGTCCCCGTCATGACCGCCACCGGCTCCGACGTCACGCGCAGTGCCGCGGGGCGCCTGGCCGGTGAGACGGCACTGGCGCCCACCACCTTCCGCGCGGCCACCTGGACCGCCGGGGCCGACGAGGACCGCACCGTGGTGACCTGGCGCATCGACGACCACGAGGAGCGCGCGGAGTTCCGGGTGGATCCCGACGGACGGTTGCTCGAGGTCACGATGCAGCGCTGGGGCGACCCCGACGGCGTCCCCTTCGGGCGGCATCCCTTCGGCGTCGCCATCGAGGCCGAGGACACCTTCGGTGGCGTGACCATCGGCTCGGTGTTGCGTGCCGGCTGGTGGTGGGGCACCGACCGCCAGCCCGAGGGCGAGTTCTTCCGGGCCCGGATCACCGGAGCCCGGTTCCGCTGA
- a CDS encoding alpha/beta fold hydrolase, with translation MPAYRGADGAALHHDVLGADAAPPLVVLAGGAAAHPSYLGDLAGLGERYRLVVPHLRGVGRSADAPLTSRWQQADDVDALRAALGLDRCTLVAHSAGTRLAVAYAARYPHRLAALVLLTPPADHLVDVPSDAARIAAARSGDPAFRAATAAAEEGPDLGSDGAFATWRLATAALGYARWDATTQAHAGAVRYSLAAARAFLAGEGPADLLDRLRAVHAPTLVVAGAQDAVTGLAPVLAVADLFPHGRVAVIDDCGHFPWVEQPAAFRAAVDPFLAGSPR, from the coding sequence ATGCCGGCGTACCGCGGCGCCGACGGCGCGGCGCTGCACCACGACGTCCTGGGCGCGGACGCGGCGCCACCGCTGGTCGTGCTGGCCGGCGGCGCGGCCGCCCACCCGTCCTACCTCGGCGACCTGGCCGGACTGGGCGAGCGGTACCGCCTGGTCGTGCCGCACCTGCGGGGCGTCGGCCGCTCGGCCGACGCCCCGCTGACCTCGCGGTGGCAGCAGGCCGACGACGTCGACGCCCTGCGCGCCGCCCTCGGGCTCGACCGGTGCACGCTGGTCGCCCACTCGGCCGGCACCCGCCTGGCCGTGGCCTACGCCGCGCGGTACCCGCACCGCCTGGCCGCCCTCGTGCTCCTCACCCCGCCGGCCGACCACCTCGTCGACGTCCCCTCGGACGCGGCGCGGATCGCGGCCGCCCGCTCCGGCGACCCGGCGTTCCGGGCGGCGACGGCGGCGGCCGAGGAGGGCCCGGACCTCGGCAGCGACGGGGCGTTCGCCACCTGGCGCCTCGCCACCGCGGCCCTCGGGTACGCGCGCTGGGACGCGACGACGCAGGCCCACGCCGGTGCGGTGCGGTACTCCCTCGCGGCGGCCCGGGCCTTCCTCGCGGGCGAGGGACCCGCCGACCTCCTCGATCGGCTGCGCGCCGTCCACGCGCCCACGCTCGTCGTCGCGGGCGCGCAGGACGCCGTCACCGGCCTGGCCCCGGTGCTCGCGGTGGCCGACCTGTTCCCGCACGGGCGCGTCGCGGTGATCGACGACTGCGGCCACTTCCCGTGGGTCGAGCAGCCGGCTGCCTTCCGCGCGGCGGTCGACCCGTTCCTCGCCGGGTCGCCGCGGTGA
- a CDS encoding SRPBCC domain-containing protein yields the protein MTSMTAELRTFVDIDATPERVWHVLTDLPAYPEWNPFITRADGAFVVGGRLSVTVPPVNAFVQPRPRPKVLEVVPLRRLRVRSGLDMLRTPGLFSVEVTVTITEHDGGVRLWWQDEFRGLLAPLLIRSLNRHRLAAFNAMTAALKARVEGSPEPRPG from the coding sequence ATGACGTCGATGACCGCCGAGCTGAGGACGTTCGTCGACATCGACGCCACACCCGAGCGGGTGTGGCACGTGCTGACCGACCTGCCTGCCTATCCGGAGTGGAACCCGTTCATCACCAGGGCCGACGGGGCGTTCGTCGTCGGAGGTCGGCTGTCGGTCACCGTGCCGCCGGTAAACGCCTTCGTGCAGCCGCGACCGCGTCCCAAGGTCCTGGAGGTGGTCCCCCTCCGGCGGCTGCGGGTGAGGAGCGGTCTGGACATGCTGCGCACACCGGGCCTCTTCAGCGTCGAGGTCACCGTGACCATCACCGAGCACGACGGGGGTGTGCGGCTGTGGTGGCAGGACGAGTTCCGGGGACTGCTGGCACCCCTGCTGATCCGCTCCCTGAACCGTCACCGGCTGGCCGCCTTCAACGCCATGACCGCCGCACTCAAGGCCCGGGTCGAGGGCTCGCCGGAGCCGCGTCCCGGGTGA
- a CDS encoding 3' terminal RNA ribose 2'-O-methyltransferase Hen1, producing MLVTLSTTHVPATDLGFLLHKNPARAQQVEVSTGTAHVFYPEATDRRCTVALLLEVDPVGLVRTARAGGTEGAALAQYVNDRPYAASSLLAVALGRAFASARRGVSRERPGLVDVALPLEVHVPALSCRGGAEMAQRFFVPLGWAVEATPVPLDDRFPEWGDSRYVDLRLTGDLRLADALNHLYVALPVLDDAKHHWIGTDEVDKLLRAGGGWLAGHPDRDLITSRYLKHRAALTRRAIERLAEVDDAEPDTLDDATAPPLAAAGGPAPGDEATDRPVPLALQRHGAVLAALRSAGAQRVIDLGCGAGALLPALLAEPAFTEVLGVDVSARALEVAARRLRLDRMPERQRARVRLLQSGLTYTDARLRGYDAAVLVEVVEHLDPDRLPALEHAVFGAAAPATVVVTTPNVEYNVRFEGLAAGVFRHRDHRFEWTRAEFAAWASAVGERYGYTVRLLGVGDDDPEVGRPSQMAVFTRGAAEVAA from the coding sequence GTGCTCGTCACCCTGTCCACCACGCACGTGCCCGCCACCGACCTCGGGTTCCTGCTGCACAAGAACCCCGCGCGGGCGCAGCAGGTGGAGGTCTCGACCGGCACGGCGCACGTCTTCTACCCGGAGGCGACCGACCGGCGGTGCACGGTCGCGCTGCTGCTCGAGGTGGACCCGGTCGGGCTGGTGCGCACCGCCCGCGCCGGCGGGACCGAGGGCGCGGCCCTCGCGCAGTACGTCAACGACCGGCCCTACGCCGCGTCCAGCCTGCTGGCCGTCGCACTCGGCAGGGCCTTCGCCAGCGCCCGCCGCGGCGTCAGCAGGGAGCGGCCCGGGCTGGTCGACGTCGCCCTGCCGCTGGAGGTGCACGTCCCCGCGCTGTCCTGCCGCGGCGGCGCCGAGATGGCGCAGCGCTTCTTCGTCCCGCTCGGCTGGGCGGTCGAGGCGACCCCGGTGCCGCTCGACGACCGGTTCCCCGAGTGGGGCGACTCGCGCTACGTCGACCTGCGGCTGACCGGCGACCTCCGCCTCGCCGACGCGCTCAACCACCTCTACGTCGCCCTGCCCGTGCTCGACGACGCCAAGCACCACTGGATCGGCACCGACGAGGTCGACAAGCTGCTGCGCGCCGGCGGCGGCTGGCTGGCCGGCCACCCGGACCGGGACCTCATCACGAGCCGCTACCTCAAGCACCGCGCCGCGCTGACCCGCCGGGCCATCGAGCGGCTGGCCGAGGTCGACGACGCCGAGCCCGACACCCTGGACGACGCCACCGCCCCGCCCCTCGCGGCCGCCGGCGGGCCGGCTCCCGGGGACGAGGCCACCGACCGGCCGGTGCCCCTCGCGCTGCAGCGGCACGGGGCGGTGCTCGCCGCGCTGCGCTCGGCGGGCGCCCAGCGGGTGATCGACCTCGGCTGCGGCGCCGGCGCGCTGCTGCCCGCCCTGCTGGCCGAGCCGGCGTTCACCGAGGTGCTCGGCGTCGACGTCAGCGCCCGGGCGCTGGAGGTGGCCGCGCGCCGGCTGAGGCTGGACCGCATGCCCGAGCGGCAGCGCGCCCGGGTCCGGCTGCTGCAGAGCGGCCTGACCTACACCGACGCCCGCCTGCGCGGCTACGACGCGGCGGTGCTCGTGGAGGTCGTCGAGCACCTCGACCCCGACCGGCTCCCCGCGCTCGAGCACGCGGTGTTCGGTGCCGCCGCGCCGGCGACCGTCGTCGTCACCACGCCCAACGTCGAGTACAACGTGCGCTTCGAGGGGCTGGCGGCCGGCGTGTTCCGGCACCGCGACCACCGCTTCGAGTGGACCCGCGCGGAGTTCGCCGCGTGGGCCTCCGCGGTGGGGGAGCGGTACGGGTACACCGTCCGGCTGCTCGGCGTCGGCGACGACGACCCCGAGGTCGGCCGGCCGTCGCAGATGGCCGTGTTCACCCGCGGTGCCGCGGAGGTGGCGGCATGA
- a CDS encoding polynucleotide kinase-phosphatase, with product MTGAPRTLAVPDLSLVVLIGVSGSGKSTFARRHFAPTQVLSSDFCRGLVADDENDQSATPAAFALLHHIAGIRLRAGRLTVVDATNVKAEDRASLVRLAREHDVLPVAIVLDVPEGVCLARNAERPDRDLPPGVVQRQRADLRRGLRGLGREGFRKVHVLGPDDVERAVVTYERQYNDRREDTGPFDVVGDVHGCREELEDLLGELGYALRRDERGRAVDAVHPGGRRAVFLGDLVDRGPDSPGVLRLVMGMVAAGHALCVPGNHENKLVRALRGRDVQVTHGLERTLAQLEAEDEDFRREVEAFCDGLVSHYVLDGGALVVAHAGLTESLQGRSSARVRSFALYGDTTGETDEFGLPVRHPWAREYRGRAMVLYGHTPVPTPEWVNDTLCLDTGCVFGGRLTALRYPERELVSVAARQTHYAPARPFPTVEDAAPPAGATRPDGVLDVDDVLGKRVVETRLAGRVTVREENAAAAIEVMSRFAVAPEQLLYLPPTMSPSATSTRPGLLEHPAEAFAYYRGEGVAEVVCQEKHMGSRAVALVRRDGSGVLHTRTGRSFLAGDLAAAFSARLSAAAQEAGLFDECGSDWLLLDAELLPWSAKAGDLVRSQYAAVGAAARTALPAAVAALEAAAARGLDVGDLLDRQRRRADDAGSFTEVYRRYCWPTDGLCGVSIAPFQVLATAGATYADRPHAWHLSLADRLAEADPGLVRATRSLAVDVTDPASEAAATTWWEELTAAGGEGMVVKPAANLTRGTKGYVQPGLKVRGREYLRLVYGPDYTEPRHLDRLRERFLGRKRGLALREYALGTEGLERAARGEPLWRVHECVFAVLALESEPVDPRL from the coding sequence ATGACCGGCGCACCCCGCACCCTCGCCGTCCCCGACCTGTCCCTCGTCGTCCTGATCGGGGTGAGCGGCTCGGGCAAGAGCACCTTCGCGCGCCGGCACTTCGCGCCGACCCAGGTGCTCTCCAGTGACTTCTGCCGCGGCCTGGTGGCCGACGACGAGAACGACCAGTCGGCGACCCCGGCCGCCTTCGCGCTGCTGCACCACATCGCCGGGATCCGGCTGCGCGCCGGGCGGCTGACGGTCGTCGACGCCACCAACGTCAAGGCCGAGGACCGCGCGTCGCTGGTGCGGCTGGCGCGCGAGCACGACGTGCTGCCCGTGGCGATCGTCCTCGACGTCCCGGAGGGCGTGTGCCTGGCCCGCAACGCGGAGCGTCCGGACCGCGACCTGCCGCCCGGCGTCGTCCAGCGGCAGCGCGCCGACCTGCGGCGCGGGCTGCGGGGGCTGGGCCGCGAGGGCTTCCGCAAGGTGCACGTCCTCGGCCCGGACGACGTCGAGCGCGCCGTCGTCACCTACGAGAGGCAGTACAACGACCGGCGCGAGGACACCGGCCCGTTCGACGTGGTCGGCGACGTGCACGGCTGCCGCGAGGAGCTCGAGGACCTGCTCGGGGAGCTCGGCTACGCGCTGCGCCGCGACGAGCGGGGCCGCGCGGTCGACGCCGTCCACCCCGGGGGCCGGCGCGCGGTCTTCCTCGGCGACCTCGTCGACCGCGGTCCGGACTCACCCGGCGTGCTGCGCCTGGTCATGGGGATGGTCGCCGCGGGGCACGCGCTGTGCGTCCCCGGCAACCACGAGAACAAGCTGGTCCGCGCCCTGCGCGGCCGCGACGTCCAGGTCACGCACGGCCTGGAGCGCACGCTGGCCCAGCTCGAGGCCGAGGACGAGGACTTCCGCCGGGAGGTCGAGGCCTTCTGCGACGGCCTGGTCAGCCACTACGTGCTCGACGGCGGCGCACTGGTCGTCGCGCACGCGGGGCTCACGGAGTCGCTGCAGGGCCGGTCCAGCGCCCGGGTGCGCAGCTTCGCGCTCTACGGCGACACCACCGGGGAGACCGACGAGTTCGGCCTGCCGGTGCGCCATCCCTGGGCCAGGGAGTACCGCGGCCGCGCGATGGTGCTCTACGGGCACACCCCGGTGCCGACCCCGGAGTGGGTGAACGACACGCTCTGCCTGGACACCGGCTGCGTGTTCGGCGGCCGGCTGACCGCGCTGCGCTACCCGGAGCGGGAGCTGGTCAGCGTCGCGGCGCGGCAGACCCACTACGCGCCGGCCCGCCCGTTCCCGACCGTGGAGGACGCCGCCCCGCCGGCCGGGGCGACCCGTCCGGACGGCGTCCTGGACGTCGACGACGTGCTCGGCAAGCGCGTCGTCGAGACCCGGCTGGCCGGGCGGGTGACCGTGCGGGAGGAGAACGCCGCGGCGGCGATCGAGGTGATGAGCCGCTTCGCCGTCGCACCGGAGCAGCTGCTGTACCTGCCGCCGACGATGAGCCCCTCGGCCACGTCGACCCGGCCCGGACTGCTCGAGCACCCCGCGGAGGCGTTCGCGTACTACCGCGGCGAGGGCGTGGCGGAGGTCGTCTGCCAGGAGAAGCACATGGGCTCCCGGGCGGTGGCGCTGGTGCGGCGGGACGGCTCCGGGGTGCTGCACACCCGCACCGGCCGGTCCTTCCTCGCCGGCGACCTCGCGGCCGCGTTCTCGGCCCGGCTCTCGGCCGCGGCGCAGGAGGCCGGGTTGTTCGACGAGTGCGGCTCCGACTGGCTGCTGCTCGACGCCGAGCTGCTGCCGTGGTCGGCCAAGGCCGGCGACCTGGTCCGCAGCCAGTACGCGGCCGTCGGGGCCGCCGCGCGGACGGCGCTGCCCGCGGCCGTCGCGGCGCTGGAGGCCGCCGCGGCGCGCGGTCTGGACGTGGGGGACCTGCTCGACCGGCAGCGGCGGCGGGCGGACGACGCCGGGTCGTTCACCGAGGTCTACCGGCGCTACTGCTGGCCGACCGACGGGCTCTGCGGCGTCTCGATCGCGCCGTTCCAGGTGCTCGCCACGGCCGGCGCGACGTACGCCGACCGGCCGCACGCCTGGCACCTGTCCCTCGCCGACCGGCTGGCCGAGGCCGATCCCGGGCTGGTCCGCGCGACCCGCTCGCTGGCCGTCGACGTCACCGACCCGGCGAGCGAGGCCGCCGCGACGACGTGGTGGGAGGAGCTGACCGCGGCCGGCGGCGAGGGGATGGTCGTCAAGCCCGCGGCCAACCTCACCCGCGGCACGAAGGGGTACGTGCAGCCCGGGCTCAAGGTGCGCGGCCGCGAGTACCTGCGGCTGGTGTACGGGCCGGACTACACCGAGCCGCGGCACCTCGACCGGCTGCGCGAGCGGTTCCTCGGGCGCAAGCGCGGGCTGGCCCTGCGGGAGTACGCGCTCGGCACGGAGGGGCTGGAGCGGGCGGCCCGCGGTGAGCCGCTGTGGCGGGTGCACGAGTGCGTCTTCGCCGTCCTCGCGCTGGAGTCCGAACCGGTCGACCCGCGCCTGTGA